A single Lemur catta isolate mLemCat1 chromosome 20, mLemCat1.pri, whole genome shotgun sequence DNA region contains:
- the ADGRG3 gene encoding adhesion G protein-coupled receptor G3 codes for MVTPRGLVALLLLLLASGEENTTEEPRNVCRKHNNEDYYEASSLEDKAECFTKCGQPESESCDVENLQRYWLDYETHLVEKSLSETVNMSFVKALVRNFRTDTPEDLIFSLQPTQIPRQVTKDEDKPPDRVRLPKSLFGALPGNRSMVRLAVTVLDIGPGNIFKGPRLSQEDGSSVLNNHLVGLRVGHTPVTRLAEPLEITFSHQRLPPNMTVTCVFWDVTKGPTGDWASKGCSTEPGAKGTVCRCDHLTFFALLLRPILDRATVQALKHISQAGCGVSMVFLAFTIGLYVALRLSRQRFKSEDAPKIHVSLSASLFLLNLVFFVNVGRGSGVSDAACWARGAILHYFLLCVFTWMGLEAFHLYLLVIKVFNTYFGHYFLKLSLVGWGLPALIVIGTGSANSYGLYAIHDRENRTSLELCWFREGRAVPALYATVHGYFFTTFLFSAVVLGLVAWKIFTLSSATVGKEKGQNWKGVLTVLGLSSLVGVTWGLAVLTPLGLSTVYLFTVLNSLQGVFIFCWFAILYFPGQSTAAPSSGTARVDQTHSVSHG; via the exons ATGGTGACACCCAGGGGCCTGGTGGCcctgctcctgctgctcctggcctcag GCGAGGAAAACACCACCGAAGAGCCGAGAAATGTCTGCCGGAAGCACAACAATGAGGACTATTATGAAGCCTCCAGCTTGGAGGACAAGGCTGAGTGTTTCACCAAGTGTGGGCAGCCGGAGAGTGAGTCCTGTGATGTGGAAAACCTGCAGAG ATACTGGCTGGACTACGAGACCCACCTGGTGGAGAAGAGTTTGTCGGAGACAGTGAACATGTCTTTCGTGAAGGCTTTGGTCCGGAACTTCAGAACTGATACCCCAGAAGACCTAATCTTCTCTCTGCAGCCCACTCAG ATTCCGAGGCAGGTGACGAAGGATGAAGATAAGCCCCCAGACAGAGTCCGACTTCCCAAGAGCCTTTTTGGAGCCCTGCCAGGCAACAGGTCCATGGTCCGGTTGGCTGTCACTGTTCTGGACATCGGTCCGGGCAATATCTTCAAG GGTCCCCGGCTCAGCCAGGAGGATGGCAGCAGCGTGTTGAACAATCACCTGGTGGGCTTGAGGGTGGGCCACACCCCCGTCACCAGGCTGGCCGAGCCTTTGGAGATCACCTTCTCCCACCAGCGTCTGCCCCCC AACATGACTGTCACCTGTGTCTTCTGGGATGTGACTAAAG GGCCAACTGGAGACTGGGCTTCCAAGGGCTGCTCCACGGAGCCCGGAGCCAAGGGGACTGTCTGCCGCTGTGACCACCTGACCTTCTTCGCCCTGCTGCTG AGGCCCATCTTGGACCGGGCCACAGTGCAGGCCCTCAAGCACATCTCCCAGGCGGGCTGCGGAGTCTCCATGGTCTTCCTGGCCTTCACCATTGGCCTCTATGTTGCCCTGAG GCTTTCCCGGCAGAGGTTCAAGTCGGAAGATGCCCCCAAGATCCACGTGTCCCTGAGTGCTAGCCTGTTCCTCCTGAATCTGGTCTTCTTTGTCAATGTGGGGAGAGGCTCAGGGGTGTCCGATGCCGCCTGCTGGGCCCGGGGTGCCATCTTGCACTACTTCCTGCTCTGCGTCTTCACCTGGATGGGCCTGGAAGCTTTCCACCTCTACCTGCTTGTCATCAAGGTCTTCAACACCTACTTCGGGCACTACTTCCTGAAGCTGAGCCTGGTGGGCTGGG GCCTGCCTGCCCTGATAGTCATCGGCACCGGGAGTGCCAACAGCTATGGCCTCTACGCCATCCACGACCGGGAGAACCGCACCTCGCTGGAGCT GTGCTGGTTCCGTGAAGGAAGGGCCGTCCCCGCCCTCTATGCCACCGTCCACGGCTACTTCTTCACCACTTTCCTCTTCAGCGCGGTGGTCCTGGGCCTGGTGGCCTGGAAGATCTTCACCCTGTCGAGTGCCACAGTGGGCAAGGAGAAGGGGCAGAACTGGAAGGGTGTGCTCACGGTGCTGGGCCTCTCGAGCCTGGTGGGCGTGACGTGGGGGCTGGCGGTCCTCACGCCCCTGGGCCTGTCCACCGTCTACCTCTTCACTGTCCTCAACTCCCTGCAAG GCGTCTTCATCTTCTGCTGGTTCGCCATCCTCTACTTCCCGGGTCAGAGCACCGCAGCCCCCTCTTCCGGCACTGCCCGCGTGGACCAGACCCACTCTGTGTCTCACGGATAG